The sequence TGTCCAtttgttttttgggttttttaccCCCCTGAGGACAAACTAGTttagatgcccccccccccccccccccactttgcACTGGATGCGGCCCAAATAGGAGTGGCATCCACACAAAATTATTTTGCCGATAACTAATCGGCTACAGATGAATTTTGATGTCAGCTGTCACTTCGCCCCAGATGGGGTCCAAATTGGGgcggttttatttttattcctcaTAATTAGGCAACAAAAAGTACAATAGAATTTGGACAACGCTCCCCTCCAGCTTTGCAGGCCTGCCACCCGCCGTCGGATTTTTATTAATGTTGAACTctcccattttctttttctttgtaaatactgtacaATGCTTTTTTGATATCATTGACATGTTTTGATATTTCAAATCACAGAAacatactgtgtgtgtgtgcgtgaatgtgtGTGGGCAAACTCggcaaatgtttatttaaaagaaaaaagtgcagAACGGAGGTCCGGATATTGAAACGTCACGCACAATTGCAACTGTGAATCGGACAGGAGAAGGCCATTTTTCTTGATACATATCCCTTCTTCTGAACTATgaagaatttttttaaatgaggaaTTTTCCAAATACGCTTGTCCAAAAGTGCagccttgctctttttattatttctgtCCACAGCAATGaacatttctgtatttttattgtgCCGTTGTAAAATACTGTAACATttgaaaaggatgaaattgACGACTGTTTATGTTCAGttcctcattttattttattttagcagtATTGAATATGATGAGGCATTGTGTTcacaggagaggggggggggggctttgctttgtttcatgTTGGGGTAGTTTTCTCATCCTAAGTGTCTCGTGTAGTtaaagagaaagaagaaaacaaaaaataaagctGTTCCATCttatttgtatgtttttgtAAATTTTCTTTAGATGGacacaaaaaaatgatcaaAGGTGAACAGGCTACTTTGATAAGtgtattttggtttgtttttattttcagttgTCAGTCATTTTTGCGTGTGTCCCCCCCCTTGTTGTAGAtacatattaaaaataaataaaatgacttcACTCCTTTTGCCATGAACACCGGGTGCTTACTATCAATGgcgtttatattatattattcctCCTATATATCCACTTTGAGATCAGCTTTAAATTTGGTCTCTCACAAACGCAATATGGTtttcttcatttgtttttataataaaATCTTATGTATCAGTGGTTTAGTGTAGTCCGAGTACCACTTGTGGAAcgctggctccctctagtggtttaTAAAGGATACTGTTTGCAGTGGTTTGTTTTTACTGAAATCCATTGGAGTGTGGGGAGAGCAGAGTAAGATCTTTGTGCTCTTTGAAAATCTTAATTGTTTGTAAATGTTCCTTTTTTGTGAATGAAGCTATTTGCCTCAATATACTTGAAAACATCAAGTCTGTGGGTGAGAAATGACTGCAAGCAGCCAGTATCTGCTAGTATGTGTttgaacttgtttttgtttcacagCCCAGAGGCTTCAATATCCAATGTTGCTCTGGTTTGGACTTGTCCAGAGTAGTTTGGCATCATTTACTAGATAATGCCGTTTTATTTGCCACTCTTTATTGTAAATTGATGAATGGGTTGCTCTCAGAATTGTCAGCCTCTGACCACgaacatataaatatatttgatgTCAGTAGCCACAGgatgttttgaaaaaattcCCCGATGCGTAATTTAGGagccagacaggaagtgaaagcCTACGTCTTGACTACGTCACCGTTTATTTACGCCTGTGAACCAATGAAGACTGCCCAGCGTGTTGACGTCACACGGCGTACTCCAGAAGAGAGCGCGAGAAAAGAAGGGTACCACAGGCAGCCTGTATTTTTTGGCTTATCCCCCCCCCTATCCTTCTTTCGCCATCCTCGGCCAATGTCCGTTTGTCTACCCCCCCAACTCGGGAGCAGCAACCGGCCAGCCAGGTAGGCAGTCGGCCTCGCTGCGTACGGCCATGCTGGAGGAGAACCACTGCTACGGGCTTACCGGTGGCTCGTTGGCGAACGTCTCGGTGTTTCACCTCAAACTAACTGACAGCGCGGCGACAGCCATTAGCAAGTTCCACCAGGACAAGGTAAGCTAACTCATTTAGCCGCCTTTAGCCTCCATCGTGCTGATCctaaactaaaataaactaTTAAATTGAAATGGAATTCCCTGTTACATAAGAGAATGCGGAACCAACATGTAGACTGGCGGTCGAGAGAGACTGATGATGGCAAGTAACCAAGTCCAAATACTGCATTACTCTCTTCAAGATGCCATCTGTACTTTAATTGAGTGTTAATATGTTTGCTCGCCATTTTACTTTTACTCCCTACATTTGTACACAGATGTTTATGCTTTTGTACTTTAGTGGTTGTTTAACTTTTTACACTGATGCCACCCAAAAAGAAATACTTAGCTCTCCAAGTCAGGGGTGTGCATTTCTACACAAAAGAGGATTCGGTACGCTTGCAGTGATTTTGGTTGTTTACCAATGGACACTATTTCCACATGGACGTTGCTCATGTAGAGTTCTCCTCTCCTTCAGGCTTCGAGCGCACCTCCCACTATCTGTTTCAATGGAAACCAAGGGGTAAGAGGATTTGCCTAATATCATTTCATCACAAACACAAAATGCATTATGACTGCTTTCTGATTCGAATCCTCCCTACATCTGTGACCGTGATGTAGAAAATTGCAATTCCTTCCTCGAAGAACGGCGGCGACGCCAGGGTCTTCGTGTTCGGCATCACCAACGTTGCCCGTGACAATCCACACGGCAGCTTCGACTGCATCCAGCAAGTCGACTCCGGGTGAGATGAAATGATAACCGTCCGTCAACAAGCACTGCTGATGTCATTAGCCATAAATGCTGACAAAGTTCGACTGCGTGTGTGTTGCAGCTCGACGCAGGAGCTGTCGTGTCTGGGAGTGATCCAGAAGAAGATGACTGTGAGGGCCACGGACGACTCGTACGACAAAGCCCTGCAGAGCATGGCGCAGGCCGAGGAGGAGAACCGCAGCCGGGGGGCCATCGTCATCAAGCAGGGAGGTCGCTTCAAGCAAGGTAGGCTGTATATTGTTATGAGGCTACATTCTATGGCCCAAAAGAGTCTTAAAGGGCTTCCCAAGCTGAATTGTCATTACTGTGTAATGTTTCCAACAACCAAAATTCCCAGAACTTTCTAACCCTTGTAGCAGCAGAAACGCGCAGTGTCTGATTGCGTCACTCGCATACGTGATGCTTTTGTCTAATCAGTGGAAGTGGACTCATTTCCCCCAAACTAGGCTGAGCATCTTCCGCTCGTGTATGTCGGAACccacatgtgttttttttttttttctacttctgACTTTTGTCATTCTGCAACATCATGAAATGCCGTCCCGCTACTTCCTGTCTGTGGTGACTTGGTTGGACTTCAAATTGTATCACACATCCTGATGTTAGAAGTGTGCAGAGTTTTTCATGTCCACTGACGAGGCgtttggacacacacacaggcaagaAGGTGACGGTGCGCGCCCCAGCCCCGGCTTTGGCCGCCCTGACCAAACCTCGCCAGACGGCCAAGTCGCCCCTCGCGGTCAACGCGGGTGCCACCCCATCCAAGGGCAGGAAAGTTGGCGGCGCGTCCAGTGGCAGATGCAGCGTCCAGCAGCAGCCCATCAGGGAGAGGGCCACGCACTTGCTGGCCCTCAGGCCCTACAAGAAGCCAGAGCTCATGTTGAGACTACATAAAGACGGACTCACGCCAACTGATAAAAAGATGCTGGACTCGGTGCTCAACGATGTAAGGACACTATGTTGCTTTCCTGTCGTCTTTCTTTTCAAACGCAtgatctgataaaaaaaaaaaaatgtcagccaCACTTTGTCTAGTCCTGGTGTAAACTGCTCTTTATTTTTATGGCGCATCGTATGCGTACAGGTGGGCCAACTTAATAGCCGAGACAACACGTGGGTGCTCAAGGACGGCTTGTACAAGGAGCTGCGCAAAGACTGGCCCGGGTACACGTCGGGAGACCAGCAGCTCCTCAAGCGGATCCTTGTCAGGTAGCCCCGAAAGTCCGCTGCATGTGTGAAAGGGGTTCACCTCTCAGCTCATGTCAGTAAGCGCTGACTGTCTCTGTGCAGGAAGCTGTTCCAGCCTCACCAGAACCTCCTCACCGTCCCAGAGGTGCAGGTGAGCCCGCTGCGGGACACGCCCAACTCGTCGCCGGCACACCGGCCCAAACCCGCCCCTGCCGAGGAGTACACCGACCCTCTGGTCAGTAAGAAAACCAGGATATCGCACTTGACGCGGAAAGCCGCTGCCACGCCAGGAAACGATGTCCGTTCCGAGCAATCGCTGGACCCCCGCAAGCTTTTGGACTCTCTGTCGGCGGCCTGCGAGCAGGAAACAGCTCAGGTGAAGAGTGACCCTCTGCCTGATGTTGACAGAAACTCTGTTAAAAGGAAGAAGAGCAAACACCGAGAGCAGGTGAGCTCGGGAACTAGCTTTGACATTCCACAAACCGCTTTTGAGCATCCATATGCAATTCTTACATAAATTGCATTTGGCACTTATTGTTCTACTGTTGTGACTtcagaaggaggagaagaacagAGGCAGCAAAGAAAGGaaaacagaaaccagttcaacCACTCAAGTTACCGTGGACAATGCAGGTCAGTAGGTCATTTTACAATACATAGTGACGCTGGGCcattaattgtttttatttatttatttagtcattAATGGCGGGTCCAAATTGTGAGCAATTTTTACCCTTAAAACCTTGTTGACAGAAGCCGGCTATGTGACGTTTGACTCGGACAGCCTTCAAGAAGCCGAGCAGAACACGGATTATTTAACGTGAGTAGACGAAAGTAAATAGTTGCTGAAAATAGATATCCCGTTCGGGGCCTTCCAATTTGTTTCTTGCCATTTTTACCATCCACACGGCTAAAATGTTTCTGATTGTTGTGCTCGTGCCCGCAGGACTTACACGGAGATCAGCAGCCCCGCTCAGCGGCAGCGCTACAAGGAAGAGTTCAACAAGGAGTACAGCGACTACCGAGATCTGCACGCCCACATCGACGGCGTCACCCGCCAGTTCATGGTGCTGGACACGCAGCTAAAGCAGCTCCACCAAGACTCGCACAAATACAAGGTGAGGCGGGGAGGAGTCATTCAATCGAATACGTGACAATTTTGACtttatgtatgtatttcttACAGACTATTCACAACCAGATCGTCCAGGAGTATCGCCAGATAAAAAAGGTTGGCCATTCTAAAAATGTTGCCATGCTTAATTTTCTTACACACCTGTCTGCATTTCTACGTGACATcacagtttgttttgttttgttttcccctttTACCAGTCCAACCCCGGCTACAGCCAGGACCGCCTGCGCTGTCAGTACCTCCACAACAAACTGGCTCACATCAAGAAGCTCATATCCAAGTTTGATCAGCGGCAACTGGAGCAGTATTCCGCcgccaagtgaggaggaaaaacTTCTCCAGTGAACGTCACGGTTACAGGGCTCCGGAAACTCTGGTCTCGTTGCATCAAAGGTCTCTGGTCGGCTGTGACGGGAAGCGCACCGACTGGATGGAGTGTGATGGTCGCCTCAGCCAAAGATATACGCAGCGGCAATTGCAAGCAGTGAAGCACATGAAGTGATGGCACTATACtggagtgtggggggggggagtcttTTTATCATTATTGTTCATACTGAGAAGGCACTATCGtccggatttttattttttatgtgtgtgggggggggggggtgtctgccTGTCATCTGGTGTTATTCAACGTATTTGAATCTGCATTCAGGGATTTTCCTCCATGTATTGCTGGAATTTAAAAGAATTCTAAGGATAAAAACATGTTGCATGCTACCTGTCTTAAAGAACGCATGGCAATGAGTCTATTTTGTGTATGCCATTTTTAATCACCTTTATTGCCTCTGTCATGATCAAATGGTTACAGTTGGATGTCaataaatgactttttaaatAAACTTAAAATTGAAGTTGAATCGCTGCAGTTTGTTACATTTTGGTTTCAGCAGGAATTGTGGTCACGTGATCGTGTCATCACATCTCGCGGTATTTCAGTCGGGTACTCCCGGTTCAAGATGGCGGACATATTTATGCTTTTTTATCCATTGCGATTGGCCGCAAGTGACCCCGTAGCCACGCCTTTTTTAGCTCAACTCGAACGGTGATTGGTCAGTCTCGCCAGTCACCAACACTTACACCACGCTCGCTATCTGCAAAACATTACATTATCCTCCATTATTTTTGCAATTTGCACCTGATAAATGTCTGCTGTTTTGAAGTAGTTGAGTGTGAGTTGTTAGTCGGCTAACTTGACGAGGTTTTGCTGTTAATTTATATTTAGTTGGCTACTTTAGAAACAATGTGACAAGttagctagctggctagcttGAGATAAGGTAGCCAAAATaacgagtatttttttttttttttattgacaggtTGCCAATCTGTAATTTATCCGGCTTGTCTTCACAGTAATGGCTTGCTTGCTTCGGGGTACACTCCGGCTAACGACCCTCACACGGCCCCTGAGCAACCTTGACTTGCCCACAGCTTCAGGTGAACTTTTACTACCTCCAGACCGCTTACGTCACCACGTTAGGACGCTGCACGACAGGGGCGATGGTACCAAGAAGTCCCCGCTGGCGGCAGTTCCAGAAAGACTGCCGTTTTCCACCGTGACCCAGGATGACTTGGACTTCTTCCGAAAGATTCTACCTGGCCGAACCGTGACTGACCCCGACCTGTTGGAGTCTTATAATGTGGACTGGCTCAAGTCTTCTAAAGGTGAATTAAATGTAATCCCTCCTTCTGCCGTTTGATATTTTTCTTCCTATCTAACAAGTTTTGAAGCATTAACAGCAAATATTCAACACATCTCAGTGATGTCTGTGCATCCCCTGCAGGTTCCAGTGAGGTGTTGCTGAGACCTCAGACAGCAGAGGAAGTCTCACAAATTCTCAGGTTGGAAACAAATGGAGTCCAGTGGTTATCAGACATGAATGCAAGTCCTCCCTCTGTGATAGCTACTGTAACAGCCGAAATCTGGCGGTGAACACGCAAGGAGGCAACACCGGGCTGGTTGGTGGCAGCGTTCCCGTCTATGACGAGATCATCCTCTCCACCGCCCTCATGAACAACATCCTGAGCTTTGACGCCATTTCTGGTTCGTGTCCACACTTTATTAGCCTTTCCTTGAATATTTCAGTTATTTTCAAGTCGCTTTGCAGGGGTCCTGACTTGCCAGGCGGGTTGTGTCCTGGAGCATTTGTCTGTCTACTTAGAGCAACGGGAACACATCATGCCCTTGGACCTGGGCGCCAAGGGCAGCTGCCACATCGGGGGCAACGTAGCCACCAACGCGGGGGGTCTGCGGCTGCTGCGCTACGGCTCACTGCACGGCAGCGTTCTGGGCGTGGAAGCGGTGAGTTTGTCAAGCCAAGGCAAAAAAATCTACCAGAAATTCTTTTCATGTTGCCATAATGGATCCAGGTGCTGGCTGGCGGTCAGGTGTTAGACTGCTTGTCCACCCTGAGGAAGGACAACACGGGCTACGACCTCAAGCAGCTCTTCATTGGCTCCGAAGGCACGCTTGGCGTCATCACCGCCGTGTCCGTCCTTTGTCCTCGCAAGCCGAAATCTGTCCATGTGATGTTTTTGGGTAGGCCCTGTTGCATTTGGGTTAGCggttcaaaaataaaacaaatgatcattaaaaaaaaaaaaaagctctgatTTGTCCACATAGGTTGTGAAACGTTTGAGCAGATTCTGAAGACCTTTCAGCTGTGCAGAAGCATGCTGGGAGAAATCTTGTCGGCCTTTGAGTTCCTGGACAGCGAATGTATGTGGCTGCTTAACACGTACCTCAAGCTGGACAACCCCATCTCTGGTACACATGGAGAAATTCAACATTTTTGTATCCCGAATTGAAAAAGGTGAGCCTTAATGTCGACCCTCGTTATCGCTCGCCCTCCCGTCCAGATTGTCCATTCTACGTGGTGATAGAAACATCGGGCTCGGACCCGCGGCACGACGAGGAGAAGCTCCACAATTTCTTGGAAGAAGCCATGACATCGTCGCTTGTCACAGACGGGACGCTGGCGACGGAGGAGTCCAAAACCAAGGTGACTTAAGACATCATACTACTGTATTGTGATTTTATTTGTgggggattatttttttttttaaaacatttcttttccGACAAAGGCTCTGTGGTCGATGCGCGAACGCGTCACCGAAGCGCTGACGCACGACGGCTTCAACTACAAGTACGACGTGTCGATCCCCGTGGAGACCATCTACCAGCTGGTGACCGACATGAGAGCCCACCTGAGGGGCCAAGCCAAGAGGGTGGTGGGATACGGACACGTGGGTAAGAACTGGCAAGACTAAAACTAAAATGGGAAGAAACAAGATGTCAACACATGCAAGGAGACTCTTATTCTTGTGCCACTCTATGTCCTCTCTTCCATCCTCCCACAGGAGACGGGAATCTCCACCTGAACATCACCTCGCCAACCAGAGACGCCGCGCTGCTGGCTGCCATCGAGCCGTTTGTGTACGAGTGGACGTCCGCCCGGCGGGGCAGCGTGAGCGCCGAGCACGGACTAGGCCTGAAGAAGAGGAACTATATCTACTACAGCAAGCCCAGCTCGGCGGTGGCCCTCATGGCCGGCATCAAGGCCATGCTGGACCCTCGGGGCATCCTCAACCCGTACAAGACTTTACCGGACAAGCTGTTGTGAAAGTTGTTTTCTGTTGACCgtccaaaaaaacaaagtgtTATTAACGGGATTTTACAACACTTGTCCGAGAAGTGGAAGCAAAATAAATCCCGGTAGGACTTGTTTGGAACGTATGCCCCCAAGAAATTCAAATTGCATAGAAGAGACAAAGTAAACAAAAAGAATGTGCTTGTGTCTCAACTTGTCACTTGCGTAACACTTAAGAATGCAGGCCGCTgctttgattgattgaataaaatgcaatattcaatattttttattgttaaatTATAGTCTGCACTTGTGTGATTACctaaatgttttaaataaatgCCATGAGTGTAAGAAGCGTGGGCAAAATATTTTCAGTAAGATAAATGCTGTTGATTGACTGATTATATCAAATATGTTTTACagattataaaaacaaaatagtacatataatatatatttaaaacgtAATTATTGTGAAAATAATTTCGGTAAAACTTGTATAACTGCAAATacagtttttgtttcttttttttgtacttgtGTTTCGCCTCTTTTCCCGCTAGAGGGCAGCACACGCTCTAAGAGCTTCATTTTATGCCGCCTGATTACGCGAGCAAATCGCAGACTCTTTTCCAAATGAGTTCACCTTAGCACAATTAACTTTGATTCCTGCGTCGCCTCGTCTTTTAAACAATTCCCTCCACGGCAACCATGAACGGCTCGCTGCACTCGAACACAGTGGACATAAAACTCAAGCGAGGGCCTGCAGGTAAAGATCATTTCGTGGCAGCGGTGGCTAGCACTAGTCGCTGCTATGTTACGTGGCTAGCGACGAAGCTATCGAGCTAATGGCTAACTAACGTGCCAAACTAGCAAAAGACGAGCTGGCAGTGTTGTTATCGCATTCCAACTGACTAATTGAGACAAACTATTGGATTGTTGTGGATCATGAAAGCGTTTTTATGCTTTAAGACGCCTTTTTATAAATGTCTTTCCTTGGCCTGTCAGACTGAAAGTGAAATTATGTGTGTGTACGTTTATAATGATATCCAATCCAAGACATGTATACCcatttaaacataaaaaaaatcagtttgcctttttttttaaatcaaaaataaCTGATTCAAGTTGGAAATAGTGGGAGTGACCACCATGAAGACACTCCTGTCATTCCCATCTTCTTCTCCCTTGATGTGTCTTTGCAGGTCTGGGCTTCAACATTGTGGGCGGCGTGGACCAGCAATACGTCGTCAACGATTGCGGCATCTACGTGTCCAAAATCAAGGAGGACGGTGCAGCGGCGCTGGACGGCAGGCTTCAAGAGGGAGACCGCATCCTGGCGGTAAAAGTTTTGAAGCGTGTTTTTTTCAAATGGCTCAGAAAAAATacctgattctttttttatgtcaTGTAGATCAATGGTGTCAAGCTGGAGGATCAGATGCACAAAGCTGCAGTGGATTTATTCCGGACAGCAGGGGAGGACGTGGAGCTGCGCGTTCTGAAAAAGGTAcaatggggggggaaaaaaaatccatcctcgTGTGCTGGTACCTCCAACGTCTGATCACCTATTTTATGATGCTTGATTTTGGAGGTGTATGACAAAACAAGCAATTTATTTCAAAAGTGTGTGTTTCTCCCCCTTCCTTTTGCAGTCATCCCATCATATAAACGGGCCGTCCGATACTCAAGCCGAGCATTCGCCCTCGGCACCTTATCTGGGGATACTTGCTGCGCTAACGGGAGCCGCCGTTGCCATCTTTGCATTCATTTACATCCGTAACAACCGAAGACCGTTTTAACATAACCATatgttttgctattttttttttttttaggatcaaACATTGACGCCAAAGAAGggagtgattattttttttcttccaaatgaCACTAAAGCATTTCTCGTCACAGAGATAATAGTCCTGGCACGACTTTGTGGGACGTATCTTCATAACATGGCTGCCCttaagggggggggaaaaaaaagctagtCAGCACCGCCATCCTTTTGTTATGGCCGAACGTCAGTCCAATCGAACCTTCTCGTGACACGCTTGCattttttgttgcactttgcCACGGCCAAATATGCACAGAATTCTGTCCTGAAAAGTATAAGGCAGGCAGAATAACCCAGCAGtcaacgtttaaaaaaaaaaaaaaaaaaatcatcaatccCATCTTGACGCAATGGCATTTGGAACGGAAAGTGCATTACTGGTTTCCGACCCGCAGAGGGCGCTGTAGATGCACTTTCAACGAGTTTGCGCGTTAGATCGAAACAATGCTGGGTATGGGGATTTGAGTTACGTACTCCACGTTATGTCACAACTCAACTCATCTCGAGAAAAAAACGTCAAAGAAAcatttcatgtaaaaaaaaaaatcaattgatcAAAGAAATTTAGTTGAATGGTCATCGCTACTAAAAATGCCATGGTAGATGCCATCAATTGCACTGGATCAATCATTTAGATTGCGTGTTCAAGAATGTTCTCATTTTTCACACTAGTCCTAGATCTAATTCATCTTTGAATATGtcgattatatataatatataagtaGAGACCATCTTTTTGGTGATGTCAGAAATTCCCACGCACGATGAAGAATTAAAGCTCgaaatttatttttatacagaTATATAGTTTGATAGATCATTTTGAAATCACGCACCAAGGATCAAGCAAATTTCTCTCTCACCCTGTTGTCGTTCTTCAAACCAGAAATTAAAAGCCAAATTACATAGTGTTGAATCCAGCCTTGTCTTTTAAGTCAAATTAAGTTGTGCTGTGCAATTAAGTATTTGCTctatttgtttttgtatgtCCATCGCCATTTTTGAACTGACATTCCCATTTACCGTGCACAGAGGCGTGAGTAGTTCTGAAGCTGTAAGAGAGAAGGTTTCGGGGCATtcaatagtttatttttttgcactagCCA is a genomic window of Syngnathus typhle isolate RoL2023-S1 ecotype Sweden linkage group LG16, RoL_Styp_1.0, whole genome shotgun sequence containing:
- the LOC133169122 gene encoding RNA polymerase II elongation factor ELL-like isoform X2 translates to MLEENHCYGLTGGSLANVSVFHLKLTDSAATAISKFHQDKASSAPPTICFNGNQGKIAIPSSKNGGDARVFVFGITNVARDNPHGSFDCIQQVDSGSTQELSCLGVIQKKMTVRATDDSYDKALQSMAQAEEENRSRGAIVIKQGGRFKQGKKVTVRAPAPALAALTKPRQTAKSPLAVNAGATPSKGRKVGGASSGRCSVQQQPIRERATHLLALRPYKKPELMLRLHKDGLTPTDKKMLDSVLNDVGQLNSRDNTWVLKDGLYKELRKDWPGYTSGDQQLLKRILVRKLFQPHQNLLTVPEVQVSPLRDTPNSSPAHRPKPAPAEEYTDPLVSKKTRISHLTRKAAATPGNDVRSEQSLDPRKLLDSLSAACEQETAQVKSDPLPDVDRNSVKRKKSKHREQKEEKNRGSKERKTETSSTTQVTVDNAAGYVTFDSDSLQEAEQNTDYLTTYTEISSPAQRQRYKEEFNKEYSDYRDLHAHIDGVTRQFMVLDTQLKQLHQDSHKYKTIHNQIVQEYRQIKKSNPGYSQDRLRCQYLHNKLAHIKKLISKFDQRQLEQYSAAK
- the LOC133169122 gene encoding RNA polymerase II elongation factor ELL-like isoform X1 — protein: MLEENHCYGLTGGSLANVSVFHLKLTDSAATAISKFHQDKASSAPPTICFNGNQGKIAIPSSKNGGDARVFVFGITNVARDNPHGSFDCIQQVDSGSTQELSCLGVIQKKMTVRATDDSYDKALQSMAQAEEENRSRGAIVIKQGGRFKQGKKVTVRAPAPALAALTKPRQTAKSPLAVNAGATPSKGRKVGGASSGRCSVQQQPIRERATHLLALRPYKKPELMLRLHKDGLTPTDKKMLDSVLNDVGQLNSRDNTWVLKDGLYKELRKDWPGYTSGDQQLLKRILVRKLFQPHQNLLTVPEVQVSPLRDTPNSSPAHRPKPAPAEEYTDPLVSKKTRISHLTRKAAATPGNDVRSEQSLDPRKLLDSLSAACEQETAQVKSDPLPDVDRNSVKRKKSKHREQKEEKNRGSKERKTETSSTTQVTVDNAEAGYVTFDSDSLQEAEQNTDYLTTYTEISSPAQRQRYKEEFNKEYSDYRDLHAHIDGVTRQFMVLDTQLKQLHQDSHKYKTIHNQIVQEYRQIKKSNPGYSQDRLRCQYLHNKLAHIKKLISKFDQRQLEQYSAAK
- the d2hgdh gene encoding D-2-hydroxyglutarate dehydrogenase, mitochondrial, yielding MACLLRGTLRLTTLTRPLSNLDLPTASGELLLPPDRLRHHVRTLHDRGDGTKKSPLAAVPERLPFSTVTQDDLDFFRKILPGRTVTDPDLLESYNVDWLKSSKGSSEVLLRPQTAEEVSQILSYCNSRNLAVNTQGGNTGLVGGSVPVYDEIILSTALMNNILSFDAISGVLTCQAGCVLEHLSVYLEQREHIMPLDLGAKGSCHIGGNVATNAGGLRLLRYGSLHGSVLGVEAVLAGGQVLDCLSTLRKDNTGYDLKQLFIGSEGTLGVITAVSVLCPRKPKSVHVMFLGCETFEQILKTFQLCRSMLGEILSAFEFLDSECMWLLNTYLKLDNPISDCPFYVVIETSGSDPRHDEEKLHNFLEEAMTSSLVTDGTLATEESKTKALWSMRERVTEALTHDGFNYKYDVSIPVETIYQLVTDMRAHLRGQAKRVVGYGHVGDGNLHLNITSPTRDAALLAAIEPFVYEWTSARRGSVSAEHGLGLKKRNYIYYSKPSSAVALMAGIKAMLDPRGILNPYKTLPDKLL
- the synj2bp gene encoding synaptojanin-2-binding protein, which produces MNGSLHSNTVDIKLKRGPAGLGFNIVGGVDQQYVVNDCGIYVSKIKEDGAAALDGRLQEGDRILAINGVKLEDQMHKAAVDLFRTAGEDVELRVLKKSSHHINGPSDTQAEHSPSAPYLGILAALTGAAVAIFAFIYIRNNRRPF